One stretch of Streptomyces hygroscopicus DNA includes these proteins:
- a CDS encoding LacI family transcription regulator: MAPGVGIKEVAREAGVSVGTVSNVINRPESVSEETRARVLSTIERLGYVRQESARQLRAGHSRIIALLVLDMANPFFVDVARGAERAAREAGLGVMVCNSAQSPEEEADYLGLFAEQRVRGVLMTPADMTGRNLASFRRQPIPFVLVDRVLPSAEGCSVSVDDVTGGELAVRHLLGLGHRTLAYVSGPMRLAQCRDRREGALRALREQGLGESALRHVEVERLDVTSGRDAGARLLGMSPRPTAVFCANDLLALGVLQALYGAGVSVPGEVALVGYDDIEFAAAAAVPLTSVRQPAFRMGRMAAELLIEETGERAADHRHQRIVLQPELVVRGSSLVRPRG; encoded by the coding sequence ATGGCACCCGGGGTGGGCATCAAAGAGGTGGCGCGCGAGGCCGGGGTCTCGGTCGGCACGGTCTCCAACGTCATCAACCGCCCGGAGTCGGTGTCCGAGGAGACCCGGGCCCGGGTGCTGTCCACCATCGAGCGCCTGGGCTACGTACGCCAGGAGTCCGCGCGTCAACTGCGGGCCGGACACAGCCGCATCATCGCGTTGCTGGTGCTGGACATGGCGAACCCGTTCTTCGTGGACGTCGCGCGGGGCGCCGAGCGTGCGGCGCGGGAGGCGGGGCTGGGGGTGATGGTGTGCAACAGCGCGCAGAGCCCCGAGGAGGAGGCCGACTACCTCGGGCTCTTCGCCGAACAGCGGGTGCGCGGGGTGCTGATGACCCCGGCCGATATGACCGGGCGCAACCTCGCCTCCTTCCGGCGGCAGCCCATCCCGTTCGTCCTCGTCGACCGGGTGCTGCCCAGCGCCGAGGGATGTTCGGTGTCGGTCGACGATGTCACCGGTGGCGAGCTCGCCGTCCGCCACCTGCTGGGCCTCGGCCATCGCACCCTCGCCTATGTGAGCGGGCCGATGCGGCTGGCCCAGTGCCGCGACCGCCGCGAGGGCGCGCTGCGCGCCCTGCGCGAGCAGGGGCTCGGTGAGTCCGCGCTGCGCCATGTCGAGGTGGAGCGGCTGGATGTGACGTCCGGCCGGGACGCGGGGGCGCGGCTGCTGGGCATGTCGCCGCGGCCGACGGCGGTGTTCTGCGCCAACGACCTGCTGGCGCTGGGAGTGCTGCAGGCGCTGTACGGGGCGGGGGTGTCGGTGCCGGGGGAGGTGGCGCTGGTGGGGTATGACGACATCGAGTTCGCGGCGGCGGCCGCGGTGCCGCTGACGTCGGTGCGCCAGCCGGCGTTCCGGATGGGGCGGATGGCGGCCGAGCTGCTGATCGAGGAGACGGGGGAGCGGGCAGCGGACCACCGCCACCAGCGGATCGTCCTCCAGCCCGAACTCGTCGTCCGCGGGTCGAGCCTGGTCCGCCCCCGCGGCTGA
- a CDS encoding sugar ABC transporter substrate-binding protein, producing MKSSPARRRAAATAAAVCALAVALAGCGGTTKKDSDNSGPARTDAKADPGAPLKKGLKLAFLPKQINNPYEKLIDQAGITAAGEFGGKGKEVGPSDASASSQVTYINTLVQQRQDAILIAANDPNAVCGPLKQAMKKDIKVVAYDSDTAPACRQLFINQAGSEEIGRSQVQHLAKQLDYKGEIAILSATQNATNQNTWIRFMQDELRKPAYKNMKLVKTVYGDDDDQKSFQETQGLLKAYPKLKGIIAPTTVGIAAAARYISGSSYEGKVVLNGLGTPNQMRKYVKDGTVAQFSLWDPKKLGYLGSYAAAALASGQITGAEGEKFKAGKLGEYTVGENGEIILGPPTVFDKSNIDKFDF from the coding sequence ATGAAGAGCTCTCCCGCGCGCCGCCGCGCCGCCGCCACCGCCGCCGCGGTCTGTGCCCTGGCCGTGGCCCTGGCCGGCTGCGGCGGCACCACCAAGAAGGACAGCGACAACAGCGGCCCCGCCAGGACCGACGCCAAGGCCGACCCCGGCGCACCCCTGAAGAAGGGCCTCAAGCTGGCCTTTCTGCCCAAGCAGATCAACAACCCGTACGAGAAGCTCATCGACCAGGCGGGGATCACGGCCGCCGGGGAGTTCGGCGGCAAGGGCAAGGAGGTCGGCCCGTCCGACGCCAGCGCCTCCTCCCAGGTGACGTACATCAACACCCTGGTCCAGCAGCGCCAGGACGCCATCCTGATCGCGGCCAACGACCCCAACGCGGTCTGCGGCCCGCTCAAGCAGGCCATGAAGAAGGACATCAAGGTGGTGGCGTACGACTCCGACACCGCCCCGGCCTGCCGTCAGCTCTTCATCAACCAGGCCGGCTCCGAGGAGATCGGCCGCAGCCAGGTCCAGCACCTCGCCAAGCAGCTCGACTACAAGGGCGAGATCGCGATCCTGTCCGCCACCCAGAACGCCACCAACCAGAACACCTGGATCCGCTTCATGCAGGACGAGCTGCGCAAGCCCGCCTACAAGAACATGAAGCTGGTCAAGACGGTGTACGGGGACGACGACGACCAGAAGTCCTTCCAGGAGACCCAGGGCCTGCTCAAGGCGTATCCGAAGCTCAAGGGCATCATCGCGCCCACCACGGTCGGCATCGCCGCGGCCGCCCGCTACATCAGCGGCTCCTCGTACGAGGGCAAGGTCGTGCTGAACGGACTCGGCACGCCCAACCAGATGCGCAAGTACGTCAAGGACGGCACCGTCGCGCAGTTCTCGCTCTGGGACCCCAAGAAGCTCGGCTACCTCGGCTCGTACGCCGCGGCCGCGCTCGCCTCCGGGCAGATCACCGGGGCCGAGGGGGAGAAGTTCAAGGCCGGGAAGCTGGGCGAGTACACGGTCGGCGAGAACGGCGAGATCATCCTCGGCCCGCCCACCGTCTTCGACAAGTCCAACATCGACAAGTTCGACTTCTGA
- a CDS encoding L-rhamnose mutarotase, translating into MRRVCFLLKVRQDRIEEYRERHEAVWPEMRAALAETGWHNYSLFLREDGLLVGYLETEDFEAAQAAMAATEVNARWQAEMAPFFEALDGAQPDEAMKPLTEVFHLV; encoded by the coding sequence ATGCGGCGGGTGTGTTTTCTGCTGAAGGTCCGCCAGGACCGGATCGAGGAGTACCGCGAGCGGCACGAAGCCGTCTGGCCCGAGATGCGGGCGGCGCTCGCGGAGACCGGCTGGCACAACTACTCGCTCTTCCTGCGCGAGGACGGGCTGCTGGTGGGCTATCTGGAGACCGAGGACTTCGAGGCGGCCCAGGCCGCGATGGCCGCCACCGAGGTCAACGCCCGGTGGCAGGCCGAGATGGCGCCCTTCTTCGAAGCGCTCGACGGCGCGCAGCCGGACGAGGCGATGAAGCCGCTCACGGAGGTCTTCCACCTCGTATAG
- a CDS encoding ATPase, whose product MKLRWDTAVGVLLVAVFLTGLGTTDGFASRDNLAFAFNDIAEVALMALPMTLLVVAGQVDLSVASMLGLGSALTGQLWDAGWAFETIVPVVLLVGVAGGLINGWLVTRVGLPSLAVTIGTLALYRGLASVVLGTGAITDFPETYAKWAVDTTTVPGTFLTYPVVLFIVLAAIAAVVLHATGLGRSLFAIGAQEDAAYFAGIRVKRVKLLLFVVSGLISAFAGVVFTLRYGSARADNGQGFEMLVIASVLLGGVDFDGGKGTLFGAVAGVLLIGVLKNLLTLNDVANEVQVIVTGLLLVASVLTPRLITTVSAWRHRRAAASTS is encoded by the coding sequence ATGAAGCTCAGGTGGGACACCGCCGTCGGGGTGCTGCTGGTGGCCGTCTTCCTCACCGGCCTCGGCACCACGGACGGCTTCGCGAGCCGCGACAACCTCGCCTTCGCCTTCAACGACATCGCCGAGGTCGCGCTGATGGCGCTGCCGATGACGCTGCTGGTGGTGGCCGGGCAGGTGGATCTGTCGGTGGCCTCGATGCTCGGCCTGGGGAGCGCGCTGACCGGCCAACTGTGGGACGCGGGCTGGGCGTTCGAGACCATCGTGCCGGTCGTGCTGCTGGTCGGGGTGGCCGGGGGGCTGATCAACGGCTGGCTGGTGACCCGGGTCGGGCTGCCCTCGCTCGCCGTCACGATCGGGACGCTCGCCCTCTACCGTGGGCTGGCCTCGGTGGTGCTCGGCACGGGCGCCATCACCGACTTCCCCGAGACGTACGCCAAGTGGGCCGTGGACACCACCACCGTGCCCGGCACCTTCCTCACCTATCCGGTGGTGCTGTTCATCGTGCTGGCCGCCATCGCCGCCGTGGTGCTGCACGCCACGGGCCTGGGCCGGTCGCTGTTCGCCATCGGCGCCCAGGAGGACGCCGCGTACTTCGCGGGCATCCGCGTCAAGCGCGTCAAGCTGCTGCTGTTCGTCGTCAGCGGGCTGATCTCGGCCTTCGCGGGGGTCGTGTTCACCCTGCGGTACGGCAGCGCGCGGGCCGACAACGGCCAGGGCTTCGAAATGCTCGTCATCGCCTCCGTCCTGCTGGGCGGCGTCGATTTCGACGGCGGGAAAGGCACGCTGTTCGGCGCCGTCGCCGGGGTGCTGCTCATCGGCGTCCTGAAGAACCTGCTGACCCTCAACGACGTGGCCAACGAGGTCCAGGTGATCGTCACCGGGCTGCTGCTGGTGGCCTCCGTCCTCACCCCCCGCCTGATCACCACCGTGAGCGCCTGGCGTCACCGGCGCGCCGCCGCCTCGACCAGCTGA
- a CDS encoding ATPase: MSVTVEKPGKPAAAPETARSARSLVDAVFRAREISIAGALLLLVLFTWIAEPRFLNDQGIKDLLLNAAILVLLAVGQSVVVITRNIDLSVGSVVGLSAFACGKFVSGTDHGVLTVLLLGLLVGAGCGIVSGALVSFGRVPALVVTLGMLYIIQGVDYWWAQGEQINAADVPQSVLDLGSGSVLGIPYLPLIAFAVLAATAYVLRTYRSGRELYAIGSSPEAARLAGVPIRRRVLGAYLFSGAVSGFAGALWLARFGTVVADNAHGWELTVVSAVVVGGVAIVGGTGTVWGAALGALLLTTIGSALAVLKVDSFWQDAIAGALLLAAISVDRIVRVRMTRALRKRSAR, encoded by the coding sequence GTGAGCGTGACCGTCGAGAAACCCGGGAAACCCGCCGCCGCGCCCGAGACGGCGCGCTCGGCGCGCTCGCTCGTCGACGCCGTCTTCCGCGCGCGGGAGATCAGCATCGCCGGCGCCCTCCTGCTGCTGGTGCTGTTCACCTGGATCGCCGAGCCGCGCTTCCTCAACGACCAGGGCATCAAGGACCTGTTGCTCAACGCCGCGATCCTGGTGCTGCTCGCGGTCGGGCAGTCGGTGGTGGTCATCACCCGCAATATCGATCTGTCGGTCGGCTCCGTGGTGGGCCTGTCCGCCTTCGCCTGCGGGAAGTTCGTCTCCGGCACCGACCACGGGGTGCTGACGGTTCTGCTGCTCGGCCTCCTCGTCGGCGCGGGCTGCGGCATCGTCAGCGGTGCGCTGGTGAGCTTCGGCCGGGTGCCCGCGCTGGTGGTGACCCTCGGGATGCTCTACATCATCCAGGGCGTCGACTACTGGTGGGCGCAAGGGGAGCAGATCAACGCGGCCGATGTGCCGCAGTCCGTGCTGGACCTGGGCAGCGGCAGCGTGCTGGGCATTCCGTATCTCCCGCTGATCGCCTTCGCGGTGCTCGCCGCGACCGCGTACGTCCTGCGCACCTACCGCAGCGGCCGTGAGCTGTACGCCATCGGCTCCAGCCCGGAGGCCGCCCGGCTGGCCGGGGTGCCGATCCGGCGGCGGGTGCTCGGTGCGTATCTGTTCTCCGGCGCCGTCTCGGGCTTCGCGGGCGCGCTGTGGCTGGCCCGCTTCGGCACCGTCGTCGCCGACAACGCCCACGGCTGGGAGCTGACGGTGGTCAGCGCGGTGGTGGTCGGTGGCGTCGCCATCGTCGGCGGCACCGGCACGGTGTGGGGCGCGGCGCTGGGCGCGCTGCTGCTCACCACCATCGGCAGTGCCCTGGCCGTGCTGAAGGTCGACTCCTTCTGGCAGGACGCCATCGCGGGTGCGCTGCTGCTGGCGGCCATCAGCGTGGACCGGATCGTGAGGGTGCGCATGACCCGTGCGCTGAGGAAGAGGAGCGCTCGATGA
- a CDS encoding D-ribose transporter ATP binding protein, with protein MSQPASTGVPVLALEGVNKSFGAVRALRDVSLELFAGEAHALAGENGAGKSTLIKALAGVHRPDSGRVLLDGEPVVFHGPADARDVGIAVIYQEPTLFPDLSIAENIFMGRQPRRALGRIDHKAVRTSTAALMARLGVDLDPDRPARGLSIADQQIVEIAKALSFDARVLIMDEPTAALTGSETARLFSVVETLRAEGAAVLFISHRLEEIFELCQRVTILRDGRWVASEPLTGLTQDDLVRRMVGRDLAELYPKQDSRVGETALSVRRLTREGVFRDVSFEVRRGEIVALAGLVGAGRTEVAQAVFGVDRADAGEVRVDGTVLRPGSPTAAMDAGLALVPEDRRQRGLVMEMSIERNIGLTGLDQLGRAGLVRRALERGRAADWAVRLQLKYGSLADHVGVLSGGNQQKVVLAKWLATEPTVLIADEPTRGIDVGTKAEVHRLLSSLAADGLAVLMISSDLPEVLGMADRVLVMHEGRLVAEIPRAEATEESVMAAATGLTGDTHDTDVTGLTGERTRT; from the coding sequence GTGAGCCAGCCTGCTTCGACCGGTGTGCCGGTCCTCGCCCTCGAGGGGGTGAACAAATCCTTCGGCGCCGTACGGGCCCTTCGCGATGTCTCGCTCGAGCTCTTCGCCGGTGAGGCCCATGCCCTGGCGGGTGAGAACGGGGCGGGTAAGTCGACGCTGATCAAAGCCCTCGCCGGGGTGCACCGGCCCGACTCCGGCCGGGTGCTGCTGGACGGCGAGCCGGTGGTCTTCCACGGCCCCGCCGACGCGCGCGACGTCGGCATCGCCGTCATCTACCAGGAGCCCACGCTCTTCCCCGATCTGTCCATCGCCGAGAACATCTTCATGGGCCGTCAGCCCCGCCGGGCCCTCGGCCGGATCGACCACAAGGCCGTACGGACCTCCACCGCCGCCCTGATGGCGCGGCTCGGCGTCGACCTCGACCCGGACCGGCCCGCCCGGGGCCTGTCCATCGCCGATCAGCAGATCGTCGAGATCGCCAAGGCGCTCTCCTTCGACGCCCGGGTGCTGATCATGGACGAGCCGACGGCGGCGCTGACCGGAAGCGAGACCGCCCGGCTCTTCTCGGTCGTCGAGACGCTGCGCGCCGAGGGCGCCGCCGTGCTCTTCATCTCCCACCGCCTGGAGGAGATCTTCGAGCTGTGCCAGCGGGTCACCATCCTGCGGGACGGCCGGTGGGTGGCCTCCGAGCCGCTGACGGGGCTGACCCAGGACGATCTGGTCCGCCGCATGGTGGGCCGGGATCTGGCCGAGCTCTACCCCAAGCAGGACAGCCGGGTCGGCGAAACCGCGCTGTCGGTGCGGCGGCTGACCCGTGAGGGCGTCTTCCGGGACGTCTCCTTCGAGGTGCGGCGCGGTGAGATCGTCGCGCTCGCCGGGCTGGTCGGTGCCGGGCGCACCGAGGTCGCCCAGGCCGTCTTCGGCGTGGACCGGGCGGACGCGGGCGAGGTGCGGGTCGACGGGACGGTGCTGCGGCCCGGTTCGCCGACCGCCGCCATGGACGCCGGGCTCGCGCTCGTCCCCGAGGACCGGCGCCAGCGGGGCCTGGTGATGGAGATGTCCATCGAACGGAACATCGGGCTGACCGGCCTCGACCAACTGGGCCGCGCGGGGCTGGTGCGACGGGCGCTGGAGCGCGGCCGGGCGGCCGACTGGGCGGTCCGGCTCCAGCTGAAGTACGGCAGCCTCGCCGACCACGTCGGGGTGCTCTCCGGCGGCAATCAGCAGAAGGTCGTGCTCGCCAAGTGGCTGGCGACCGAGCCCACGGTGCTCATCGCCGACGAGCCCACGCGCGGGATCGACGTCGGCACCAAGGCCGAGGTGCACCGGCTGCTGTCGTCGCTGGCCGCCGACGGCCTCGCGGTGCTGATGATCTCCTCCGATCTGCCCGAGGTGCTGGGCATGGCCGACCGGGTCCTGGTGATGCACGAGGGCCGGCTGGTCGCCGAGATCCCGCGCGCCGAGGCCACCGAGGAGTCCGTCATGGCCGCCGCGACAGGGCTCACCGGCGACACCCACGACACCGACGTCACGGGCCTCACCGGCGAAAGGACACGGACGTGA